In Pontiella desulfatans, one DNA window encodes the following:
- a CDS encoding Sip1-related alpha-galactosidase, which translates to MNLRTSLAVATSLCLVSAHAAVIDLQSRENGVQILENHSATPDSKGVMETFTLKVPSFSRGVYYKSQWWPYAGNRVGSRHITSPEGEEGGIFLLLDLKNGKTLAVLPLSGDQAYAWFAPDGTDFILKFGTHGKAAIKGDFPVVAWATGTNPYEACSKVWKAAAETPQIQGHMKLREEKDYPEMFRYLGWCSWEEYKKNISSDQLAEELKGLAASPAPVRYFLVDDGHFNNQTLTPKTDTFPNGYKPLTDLRTDDGIRWVGMWHALMGECNAVRAPGQLGGINTHMMKTYNKKMVAKPNAKDAEAFLRYLFSFSKRDDIDFVKVDFYGGLLPYYAGTSQGSITAGFPEDNTHAIDNPAEATVTYARTYQRVVADLFDGLINCNWHQPQFLFNSSDSSVGRCSADYSKGNLNKAKTHLYDSYAAIPWLGQMAWGDHDMFHSNDKFAGRMMAISKALSGAPVYLSDPSDHLDIGNITPLCYEDGLLLRPTAPAAPLPDDIFQPMEARRLYRVVAPLANRSAAMAVYNFNGDAKNDNPEYSTTITPADYVAAGGMAQPYTGDWKLPPEGLVVFDYYQQTAQKLGDGTEVSIKGFGDRLLQLSPIQNGYAVIGRTDKYLPAAAVERIESNTDTLQLRLHEAGPFGLWLANGKPVAEGVSFIDKGNGFFVAELPVKAEPLELTIKKVD; encoded by the coding sequence ATGAACCTCAGAACCAGCCTCGCAGTAGCCACTTCCCTTTGCCTCGTTTCAGCCCATGCAGCCGTAATCGACCTCCAATCCCGGGAAAACGGGGTGCAAATCCTTGAAAACCATTCGGCCACCCCCGATTCCAAAGGGGTGATGGAGACCTTTACGCTCAAGGTTCCCTCGTTCAGCCGCGGCGTCTACTACAAAAGCCAATGGTGGCCCTATGCCGGGAACCGCGTCGGCAGCCGCCACATCACCTCCCCCGAAGGCGAAGAAGGGGGCATCTTCCTGCTGCTCGATCTCAAAAACGGCAAAACCCTCGCCGTGCTGCCGCTCTCCGGCGACCAGGCCTATGCCTGGTTCGCGCCGGACGGCACCGATTTCATCCTGAAATTCGGCACCCACGGCAAGGCGGCCATCAAGGGCGATTTTCCGGTCGTGGCCTGGGCCACCGGCACCAACCCCTACGAGGCCTGTTCCAAGGTCTGGAAAGCCGCCGCCGAAACGCCACAGATCCAAGGGCACATGAAACTGCGCGAGGAAAAGGACTATCCCGAAATGTTCCGCTACCTCGGCTGGTGCTCCTGGGAGGAATACAAAAAGAACATCAGTTCCGACCAACTCGCAGAGGAACTCAAGGGGCTGGCCGCCTCCCCCGCGCCGGTGCGCTATTTCCTCGTCGACGACGGCCACTTCAACAACCAGACCCTGACGCCGAAAACCGACACGTTCCCCAACGGGTATAAACCGCTGACCGACCTGCGCACCGACGACGGTATTCGCTGGGTTGGAATGTGGCACGCGCTCATGGGCGAATGCAATGCCGTCCGCGCCCCCGGCCAGCTGGGCGGGATCAACACGCACATGATGAAAACGTACAACAAAAAAATGGTGGCCAAGCCCAATGCAAAAGATGCCGAGGCGTTTCTTCGCTACCTGTTCAGCTTTTCCAAGCGCGACGATATCGACTTTGTGAAAGTCGATTTCTACGGAGGCCTCCTCCCCTACTACGCCGGAACGTCGCAAGGTTCCATCACCGCCGGATTCCCGGAAGACAACACCCACGCCATCGACAACCCCGCCGAGGCCACCGTCACCTACGCCCGCACCTACCAGCGCGTGGTCGCCGACCTGTTCGACGGCCTGATCAACTGCAACTGGCACCAGCCGCAGTTCCTCTTCAACTCCTCCGACTCGTCGGTCGGACGCTGTTCGGCCGACTACAGCAAGGGCAACCTGAACAAGGCCAAGACCCACCTCTACGACTCCTACGCCGCCATCCCGTGGCTCGGGCAGATGGCCTGGGGCGACCACGACATGTTTCACTCCAACGATAAGTTTGCCGGGCGCATGATGGCCATTTCCAAGGCGCTCTCCGGCGCGCCGGTCTATCTCTCCGACCCCTCCGACCACCTCGACATCGGAAACATCACACCGCTCTGCTACGAGGACGGCCTCTTGCTGCGCCCGACCGCCCCGGCCGCGCCGCTGCCCGACGATATTTTCCAACCTATGGAAGCCCGGCGCCTCTACCGCGTGGTCGCTCCGCTGGCCAACCGCTCCGCCGCAATGGCCGTCTACAACTTCAACGGCGACGCTAAAAACGACAACCCCGAATATTCCACCACCATCACCCCGGCGGACTACGTGGCCGCCGGCGGCATGGCCCAGCCCTACACGGGCGACTGGAAGCTCCCGCCCGAAGGGTTGGTCGTTTTCGATTACTACCAGCAAACAGCGCAGAAGCTGGGCGACGGCACCGAGGTGTCCATCAAGGGCTTCGGCGACCGCCTGCTGCAGCTCAGCCCGATCCAAAACGGCTATGCGGTGATCGGCCGCACCGACAAATACTTGCCCGCCGCCGCGGTCGAACGAATCGAATCCAACACAGATACCCTCCAGCTCAGGTTGCACGAAGCGGGGCCGTTCGGTCTCTGGCTCGCCAATGGGAAGCCGGTCGCCGAAGGCGTTTCGTTCATCGACAAGGGCAATGGCTTCTTCGTCGCAGAACTGCCCGTCAAAGCGGAACCGCTCGAACTGACGATCAAGAAGGTTGATTAG
- a CDS encoding sulfatase — protein sequence MKLNWIRRQWVWGLVLCAVFAAATANVYGAGKTPQPPNILFIPIDDLKPMLGCYGDETIKTPNIDRLAKRGMVFLNNHCQQAVCGPSRASLMTGLYPDNTRVFDLATKMRDQNPDILTLPEYFKQRGYETTGLGKTYDSRCVDKELDGPSWSIPYSTRGENLILADGFDAPQYAYQHPETRRLNKELENRCEQEKKEGGRSEKEIIQSSPGARPTYECYDVPDDAYYDGARTAGAIKLLEKLAAADKPFFLSVGYQKPHLPFVAPKKYWDLYDPEKINLAECAEMPEGAPSIGYQPGWEIRGMYSDVPAGDVFPEAYQRTLIHGYMACVSYIDAQVGRLLDQLDELGIADNTIICLWGDHGWHLGDHNIWCKHTNFEQGTRSPLIVAAPWTKTKGESTESPTEFVDIFPTLCELAGLEIPSHLPGKSMVPLMDGEAVKVKDFAFSQYPRTPSGKVYMGYSLRDERYRYTAWYKVQDEKRYKAKKPGFGMESKPAYTELYDYETDPLETRNLAVDPKQAGRVAAYEKAMQEKIAEIAACKVNPDGAVSAPAPESVKISADAHMTLEEFFANKKAYCAKKGKAYNESMYRKNIAELDANGDGLLTPDEWPHVAE from the coding sequence ATGAAGTTGAATTGGATCAGAAGGCAGTGGGTTTGGGGGCTGGTGTTGTGCGCGGTGTTTGCCGCCGCAACAGCTAACGTATACGGGGCAGGGAAAACCCCGCAGCCGCCGAATATCTTGTTTATTCCCATCGACGACCTCAAGCCGATGCTGGGTTGCTATGGCGATGAAACGATCAAGACGCCGAACATCGACCGTTTGGCCAAACGCGGCATGGTGTTCCTGAACAACCACTGCCAGCAGGCGGTGTGCGGGCCGTCGCGTGCCAGCCTGATGACCGGCCTCTATCCGGATAACACCCGCGTTTTCGACCTTGCCACCAAAATGCGCGACCAGAATCCCGACATCCTGACCCTCCCGGAATACTTTAAGCAGAGGGGCTACGAGACGACCGGTCTCGGCAAGACCTACGACAGCCGGTGCGTCGACAAAGAGCTCGATGGGCCGTCCTGGTCGATTCCGTACTCCACCCGCGGGGAAAACCTGATCCTCGCCGATGGGTTCGATGCTCCCCAGTACGCCTACCAGCACCCGGAAACACGTCGCCTGAACAAAGAGCTCGAAAACCGTTGCGAACAGGAGAAGAAGGAGGGGGGACGGAGCGAAAAGGAAATCATCCAGTCCTCGCCCGGCGCGCGGCCTACCTACGAATGTTATGATGTGCCCGACGACGCCTATTACGACGGCGCCCGCACGGCCGGTGCCATAAAGCTGCTCGAAAAGCTGGCTGCAGCCGACAAGCCCTTCTTCCTTTCCGTCGGCTACCAGAAGCCTCACCTGCCTTTTGTCGCCCCGAAAAAATATTGGGATCTGTATGACCCCGAAAAGATCAACCTCGCCGAATGCGCGGAAATGCCCGAGGGGGCACCGTCGATCGGCTACCAGCCCGGCTGGGAAATCCGCGGGATGTATTCCGATGTGCCGGCCGGCGACGTCTTCCCCGAAGCGTACCAGCGCACGCTTATTCATGGTTACATGGCCTGCGTGAGCTACATCGATGCGCAGGTCGGCCGCCTGCTCGACCAGCTCGACGAGCTGGGCATCGCCGACAACACCATCATCTGCCTCTGGGGCGACCACGGTTGGCACCTGGGCGATCACAATATTTGGTGCAAGCACACCAACTTTGAGCAGGGCACCCGTTCGCCGCTCATCGTTGCCGCGCCGTGGACGAAAACGAAAGGGGAGAGCACCGAATCCCCGACCGAATTTGTCGACATCTTTCCGACCCTGTGCGAGCTGGCGGGACTTGAGATCCCGTCCCACCTGCCCGGCAAAAGCATGGTTCCGCTGATGGACGGCGAGGCGGTAAAAGTGAAGGACTTCGCCTTCAGCCAATACCCACGCACGCCTTCGGGAAAGGTCTACATGGGCTACAGCCTACGCGACGAACGCTACCGCTATACGGCCTGGTACAAGGTTCAGGACGAAAAGCGCTACAAGGCCAAGAAACCCGGATTCGGCATGGAAAGCAAGCCGGCCTACACCGAACTGTACGACTACGAAACCGATCCGCTCGAAACGCGCAACCTCGCCGTCGATCCGAAGCAGGCCGGGCGCGTTGCCGCCTACGAAAAGGCGATGCAGGAAAAGATCGCCGAAATCGCCGCCTGCAAAGTCAATCCCGACGGCGCCGTTTCCGCACCGGCCCCGGAGTCGGTCAAAATCTCCGCTGATGCGCACATGACCCTTGAGGAGTTCTTCGCCAACAAAAAAGCCTACTGCGCCAAAAAAGGCAAAGCGTACAACGAGTCCATGTACCGAAAGAACATTGCCGAACTCGATGCCAATGGCGACGGCCTTCTTACCCCCGACGAATGGCCCCACGTCGCTGAATAG